The following coding sequences lie in one Desulfurococcus sp. genomic window:
- the thsB gene encoding thermosome subunit beta, which translates to MAAEPTGIPVLILKEGTQRTAGRDALRANLLAARAVAEMIKTTYGPKGMDKMLVDALGDVTITNDGATILDKAEIQHPAAKMLVQVSKSQDSEVGDGTKRAVIFAGELLKNAEELLNKNIHPTVIISGYRIAMEEALKALSEIAEPLNIADEELLKKIARTSLTSKAVHDAREFFAEMAVKAVKQIVEKRGDRYYVDLDNVQIVKKYGGALLDSMLISGIVLDKEVVHPGMPRRVENARIVLLDAPLEIEKPEIDAEIRISDPEQLDKFLQQEEEILMKMVDKIASVGANVVVCQKGIDEVAQHFLAKKGILAVRRVKRSDLEKLERATGGRIVSNIDDLTPEDLGYAELVEERKVGEDKMVFIEGCKNPRAVSIVIRGGLERLVDEAERSLRDALSSTADAIRDGMFVAGGGAVEVELAKRIRKLATRIGGREQLAVEAFAKALEGLVTTLIENAGLDPIDVMMDLRAAHERDDGKHIGVDLSTGDLVNMKEKGVIEPVSVIANAIKAGTEAATIILRIDDVIAASKLEKKEETKKPGEEEKKEEE; encoded by the coding sequence ATGGCAGCTGAGCCTACTGGTATACCTGTACTGATATTAAAGGAGGGGACGCAGCGGACAGCGGGGAGAGACGCGTTAAGAGCTAATCTACTCGCTGCTAGAGCTGTTGCAGAAATGATTAAAACTACTTATGGGCCTAAAGGAATGGATAAAATGCTCGTTGATGCTCTTGGAGACGTCACTATAACTAATGATGGTGCAACAATACTTGATAAAGCTGAGATCCAGCATCCAGCAGCCAAAATGCTAGTCCAGGTCTCCAAGAGCCAGGATAGTGAGGTTGGAGATGGAACAAAGCGTGCAGTTATATTTGCAGGCGAGCTCTTAAAGAATGCTGAAGAACTACTCAACAAGAACATCCACCCGACAGTCATAATCTCCGGCTACAGGATAGCTATGGAGGAGGCGTTAAAGGCTCTCAGCGAGATAGCCGAGCCGTTAAACATAGCTGATGAGGAGCTATTGAAAAAGATTGCTAGAACCTCTCTCACAAGCAAAGCTGTTCATGATGCCCGCGAGTTCTTCGCTGAGATGGCTGTTAAAGCAGTAAAGCAGATTGTGGAGAAGAGAGGCGACAGGTACTACGTTGACCTCGACAACGTGCAGATAGTCAAGAAGTATGGTGGAGCACTACTAGACTCAATGCTGATTTCAGGTATAGTTCTAGATAAGGAGGTTGTTCACCCGGGAATGCCGAGGAGAGTAGAGAATGCTAGAATAGTACTCCTCGACGCCCCACTAGAAATAGAGAAACCAGAGATCGATGCAGAGATAAGGATAAGCGATCCCGAGCAGCTCGACAAGTTCCTGCAGCAGGAGGAAGAGATACTAATGAAGATGGTTGATAAGATTGCTAGTGTTGGTGCTAATGTTGTTGTATGCCAGAAGGGTATTGACGAGGTAGCCCAGCACTTCCTCGCCAAGAAAGGAATACTAGCAGTAAGAAGAGTAAAAAGAAGCGACCTAGAGAAACTTGAGAGAGCTACCGGAGGCAGAATTGTAAGCAACATTGACGACCTAACACCCGAGGATCTAGGCTATGCTGAGCTAGTAGAGGAGAGGAAGGTTGGAGAAGACAAGATGGTGTTCATTGAGGGATGTAAGAACCCGAGGGCTGTAAGCATAGTAATCAGAGGTGGATTAGAGAGGCTTGTAGATGAAGCTGAGAGAAGCCTGAGAGATGCTCTCTCATCTACAGCTGACGCTATAAGAGATGGAATGTTCGTGGCCGGTGGTGGAGCAGTAGAGGTCGAGCTAGCAAAACGCATCAGAAAGCTGGCTACTAGAATCGGGGGTAGAGAGCAGCTGGCAGTAGAAGCCTTCGCTAAAGCTCTAGAGGGACTAGTAACCACGTTAATCGAGAACGCCGGGTTAGACCCGATAGACGTCATGATGGATCTAAGAGCAGCCCACGAGAGAGATGATGGAAAGCACATTGGCGTAGACCTCTCAACCGGAGACCTCGTGAACATGAAGGAAAAGGGTGTTATAGAGCCTGTCAGCGTAATAGCCAACGCTATTAAAGCTGGCACAGAAGCCGCAACAATAATACT